A DNA window from Arachis duranensis cultivar V14167 chromosome 3, aradu.V14167.gnm2.J7QH, whole genome shotgun sequence contains the following coding sequences:
- the LOC107479100 gene encoding transcription factor MYB1-like, with product MGRSPCCSKEGLNRGAWTAQEDKILRDYISLHGQGKWRNLPQRAGLKRCGKSCRLRWLNYLRPDIKRGNISEDEEELIIRLHKLLGNRWSLIAGRLPGRTDNEIKNYWNTNLGKRVRDLQTISSASSQQPNETNNNIQKPTTMPPTTNKVVSTTTPSLSPLNDSHSLLVRTKASKCSKSLFLDHSSTTTTSLQQNKTSSNNNNDNSHELDETAADHVLLPPPGLLLPSNGDNNNTMVMMMMEMGTNSEEYKEISTTELLLDFDVGDICLHSLLNSDFEDICDFGYNNSNSNCEDLFGFSPPEQMQLDSSDEVLKEATVPSNFPDETNNIVQNIQFL from the exons atgggaAGAAGCCCTTGTTGCTCAAAGGAGGGTTTGAACCGCGGTGCCTGGACAGCTCAAGAAGACAAAATCCTCAGAGATTATATCAGTCTCCATGGCCAAGGAAAATGGAGGAACCTTCCTCAAAGAGCAG GGTTGAAACGTTGTGGGAAAAGTTGCAGGCTTCGATGGTTAAATTATCTGAGGCCAGATATTAAAAGAGGAAACATatcagaagatgaagaagaactTATCATAAGACTTCACAAGCTACTTGGAAACAG ATGGTCACTTATAGCCGGGAGGCTTCCAGGAAGAACAGACAATGAGATCAAGAATTATTGGAACACAAATTTAGGCAAAAGAGTTAGAGATCTTCAAACAATAAGCAGTGCATCTTCTCAGCAACCCAATGAAACAAATAACAACATTCAGAAACCAACAACAATGCCTCCTACAACCAATAAAGTGGTCTCCACAACCACTCCCTCTCTGTCACCGTTAAACGATTCACATTCTCTTCTCGTCCGTACAAAAGCTTCTAAGTGCTCTAAGTCATTATTCTTGGATCattcatcaacaacaacaacttcaCTGCAGCAGAACAAGACttctagtaataataataatgacaatAGCCACGAACTCGATGAAACCGCCGCCGATCATGTTTTGCTGCCACCGCCGGGGTTGTTGCTTCCGAGCAACGGTGACAACAACAACAccatggtgatgatgatgatggagatGGGTACCAATTCAGAAGAATACAAAGAGATCTCGACAACAGAATTGCTCTTGGATTTTGACGTTGGCGATATTTGCTTGCATTCTCTTCTGAACTCGGATTTCGAGGATATATGCGATTTCGGTTACAACAACAGTAACAGTAACTGCGAGGATCTGTTTGGATTCTCACCGCCGGAGCAGATGCAGCTGGATTCTTCTGATGAAGTTCTAAAGGAAGCCACCGTACCAAGCAACTTCCCTGACGAAACAAATAATATTGTACAAAACATACAGTTTCTGTGA